The Alphaproteobacteria bacterium DNA segment AGTCCCCGTTGGGCCACTTATTGGCGGCATTTCTTTATTCGGTTCTTGCCCATCCAATATTCTTCTTTTAGTCATTTGAGGCCCGCTATAGGGCAAATTTGCCATTTTGGTTAGAGAAGCGCACACCCAGACATAGTAGTCTTGCACTCTCGTGGGCAAGTCCTCTTTGGAGATGACGCCCAGTGTCTGCTGCACCTGATCTACAAAATGGTAATGGGGCTTTCCTTTCTCACGCTCTGCAAGCGGGATGGAGTCAAGCAAAGTCTGTAGCGGCTTAGACAAATCCTGCAAGATACCCGCCCTGACGGGATCGGCATCCTCGGCACACAAACCCGTCAGCGTGATGGCCTGATTGATGCGCGCCGCGCGCGCATATCCTGTCGCATCTGTCGGCAGGGGCTTATCTAGCTCTGCCATTAGCTTCGTTTCCACACTCGCCTTGACCTGATCCGAAGTTAAGCCAGAAGATAACGATGATTCCATCAATTTCTCGGTGTCACTCAAAGCTTGGCGCGGATTAATCCTGGCTGTCTCAATGACGCCGTCCACTAGAGACGCCATCTTTTCAAGCCCTATCATGGCCGAGGATCTGTAATTCAGGGGCGCATCATCAGGCATTTCTTGTTCTCCTCGTCTTTACTCTGAGCAGGATCCATATGCTGCGTATTTGTTACGGTTCCTATTCTATCAGACAATTAATAGTTACATAAGAGGTGTCCCATGGCCTTGCATGGGGGCGCGTTGCCGTCGAGAGGATGGGGTTAATACGCCTTAGCGAAAATGGCTGTGCGTTTGGCAGGCTTGCCCGTCAAAACGCACACGCCGCCCTGATCCTGACCGTCAAGCGGTAGACAGCGAATGGTGACGTTCATCTCCTCGATCAAGGGCAGGCTGGCCGGATCTTCACACCAAGGCGCGCGGACAAATACGCCGTCCGTGCGATCCTCGCCTGCAAACACCTCGCGGAATTGGTCATAAGTGGTGATATCCGTGCGTGTGCGCGCGGCCAACATGGCGGCGGCGGCATCGAACATGCCTTGTTGAATCTGCCGCAACAATTCGACCGCCTGACCCAGAAACGCATCGATCGGGGCCGTTTGCTTGCCCGCCTCGAATTGATCGCGGCGCAAAAAGGTGACGGCGCGGTTTTGCACGTCGCGCGGGCCGATCTCGCACACCAAAGGCGCACCTTTGCGCACCCATTCCCAGCGTTTATCCACCGAGGCGCGGTCGCGCCTGTCCCAATGCACCCGCACCGGCTCGCCCCATGCCTTTTCGGCGGAAAGGCGCTGGCTTAGCTCTTGGCAGAAAGCCGCCACCGCCGCTTCGTCCTCCTCCGATCGCGTGATGGGGACCAGCACGATCTGATGCGGCGCTAAGCGCGGCGGCACGCGCAAACCGATATCGTCGGCATGCGCCATGATGAGACCGCCGATCATGCGCGTCGAAACGCCCCATGACGTCGTATGCACATATTCCAGCCCGCCTTCTTTGGTCTGATACTGAATACCGGCGGCGCGGGCGAAATTCTGCCCCAGATAATGCGAGGTCCCGGCCTGCAAGGCGCGGCCGTCTTGCATCATCGCCTCGATGCAATAGGTGTCCACCGCCCCCGCAAAGCGTTCATGGGCCGGCTTTTCGCCCATGATGACCGGCAAGGCCACATGTTCTTCAGATATCTCGCGGTAAATCTCCAGCATTTGCATGGTCTCGGCCACGGCGTCCTCGCGCGTGGCATGGGCGGTATGCCCTTCTTGCCACAGGAACTCCGCCGTGCGCAGGAACAGGCGCGTGCGCATTTCCCAGCGCACCACATTCGCCCATTGGTTCAGCAGCATGGGCAGGTCGCGGTAGGAGTGAATCCAATTGGCCATGGCTTCGCCGATGATGGTCTCGGAAGTCGGGCGCACCACCAACGGCTCTTCCAGCTCGCCATCGGGCTTGAGATGGCCGTCTGGCCCCATCACCAAGCGATGATGCGTGACCACCGCCATCTCCTTGGCGAAACCCGCCGCATGCTCGGCTTCTTTTTCTATAAGACGCAAAGGAATGAAGAGCGGGAAATAGCAGTTCTCATGCCCCGTCTCGCGAAAGCGCGTATCCAGACCCTGTTGCAGCCTTTGCCAGATGCCGTAACCCCATGGCTTGATGATCATGCACCCGCGCACCGAGGACGCCTCGGCCATATCGGCGGCCTTGATGACCTGCTGATACCATTCGGGATAATTCTCGGCACGGGTGGGAGATAAAGTGTTTGAGACGGCCATGGATATTCTCGATCGCAAGGGATGGATGGAGGGAAGAATCTTACAAAAGACCCGTCAGGTCAATCTGTGGCCGAAGATTTATGGACAGGCCCGATATGTGGCAAGAGGTTCAAAGGACGTAAAGAGGCATTGTCTCCCCGCACGCAAAAGCATCCTATGGCCCCAGATCTCGCGGCAATCGGAGATTCCAAGCTTTGTAAATAATATCTAGGCGCTGGCCCGGTTGGCTTCGACGGATTCGGGCGAGACGGTGAGGGTGATTTCGGGGGGACGGGGCGGTTGTCCCAGGGCCAGGCGGCGCATTTCCTCGCTGGCTTGGACGCATAGGGGGATCAGGTCTTGTTCGGGCGCGGCCATCAGGGATTCGGCTCCGCCGAATTGGTCCAACAAGGCGCGCACGGATTTGGTCACGCGCAGTTTCGCCATATAGGATTCGTCGCTTTCTCGGGGATCGCCCGGGGTTGCCTGTCCTTGGGGGCTTTGGTCGAAACCGTCCACTTCACCGGCGGGCGCGCTGAATCGGGCCAGCACATACAAGGCGCGGGCCTCCAAATAACGAACACGCAGCCGTCCCACATGCTCGGGCGAGGGCGCGCGCCCGGGATCGGCGCGCAGCTCGGCCAGAATCTCGCCCATCACCTTGGCGCTGTCCTCGATCCGCGCGGTCATGCCCAGGGGCATATTGGGCGGCAAGTCGGTCAAGGGGCCCAGCACGGATTCGGGCGCATCCGCGCCCCGGCTGACCGCGATGGGAGTCTCATGCGCCATCTCGCGCGGGATATGGCCCTTGGCCGCCATCACCTCGATCACCATGCCTTGCATGATGTTTAAAACC contains these protein-coding regions:
- a CDS encoding proline--tRNA ligase yields the protein MAVSNTLSPTRAENYPEWYQQVIKAADMAEASSVRGCMIIKPWGYGIWQRLQQGLDTRFRETGHENCYFPLFIPLRLIEKEAEHAAGFAKEMAVVTHHRLVMGPDGHLKPDGELEEPLVVRPTSETIIGEAMANWIHSYRDLPMLLNQWANVVRWEMRTRLFLRTAEFLWQEGHTAHATREDAVAETMQMLEIYREISEEHVALPVIMGEKPAHERFAGAVDTYCIEAMMQDGRALQAGTSHYLGQNFARAAGIQYQTKEGGLEYVHTTSWGVSTRMIGGLIMAHADDIGLRVPPRLAPHQIVLVPITRSEEDEAAVAAFCQELSQRLSAEKAWGEPVRVHWDRRDRASVDKRWEWVRKGAPLVCEIGPRDVQNRAVTFLRRDQFEAGKQTAPIDAFLGQAVELLRQIQQGMFDAAAAMLAARTRTDITTYDQFREVFAGEDRTDGVFVRAPWCEDPASLPLIEEMNVTIRCLPLDGQDQGGVCVLTGKPAKRTAIFAKAY